Proteins co-encoded in one Malus sylvestris chromosome 7, drMalSylv7.2, whole genome shotgun sequence genomic window:
- the LOC126629792 gene encoding IQ domain-containing protein IQM3-like isoform X2, producing MAELSLDCYHGASATVVAVPHHTSHGQESTAAVKLQKVYRSYRTRRRLADSVLIAEQLWWQAIDYAKLNRSTVSFFDYHKSETAASRWSRISLIASKLGKGLSKDANAQKLAFQHWIEAIDPRHRYGHNLNFYHDEWCRCDAGQPFFYWLDIGDGKEVDLKDCSRSRLQQECIKYLGPQEREQFEYIIHEGTLVHGGTGHLLDTNLGMQDSKWIFVMSTSRKLYAGVKKGSFHHSSFLAGGATLAAGRLAVENGKLKSVSAYSGHYRPSNENLGNFLAFLEENGVTLDEVQVLSPMEGNKSYDLSKMNQAGRTIGQTKDEQPELHASRVEELNQQSESCTFTQTKRTVTYQRTVTRNLRNLQIIVPTNEILQRIKPKKEASSCQFRDQLCSEWSTGVGQITGSVAETL from the exons ATGGCTGAGCTTTCTCTGGATTGCTACCACGGTGCATCAGCGACAGTGGTGGCGGTTCCTCATCACACAAGTCACGGCCAGGAATCAACGGCGGCAGTGAAGTTGCAAAAAGTGTACAGGAGTTATAGAACCAGGCGTAGGCTAGCAGATTCGGTTCTTATTGCTGAACAGCTATG GTGGCAAGCCATAGATTATGCAAAGCTGAATCGGAGTACAGTTTCCTTCTTCGATTATCATAAATCCGAAACTGCAGCGTCACGGTGGAGTAGGATCAGTCTCATTGCATCGAAG CTGGGGAAAGGATTATCTAAGGATGCCAACGCACAAAAGTTAGCGTTCCAACATTGGATTGAAGCG ATTGATCCAAGACACCGTTATGGCCATAATCTGAACTTCTACCATGATGAGTGGTGTAGATGTGATGCTGGGCAACCATTTTTCTACTG GTTGGACATTGGAGATGGCAAGGAAGTTGATCTCAAGGATTGCTCAAGATCAAGGCTGCAACAAGAATGCATCAAATATCTAGGACCG CAAGAGAGGGAACAATTCGAATATATCATTCATGAAGGGACATTGGTGCACGGAGGAACAGGACATCTTCTTGATACAAATCTAGGAATGCAAGATTCTAAATGGATTTTCGTCATGAGCACCTCGAGGAAACTTTATGCTGGTGTG aagaagggatcaTTTCATCATTCCAGCTTCCTTGCGGGAGGGGCTACCTTGGCTGCTGGAAGACTTGCAGTAGAAAATGGAAAGCTCAAG TCCGTGTCAGCATACAGCGGACATTATCGTCCAAGCAACGAAAACCTTGGCAACTTCCTCGCCTTCCTTGAGGAAAATGGAGTCACCCTTGATGAAGTCCAG GTACTTTCTCCAATGGAAGGCAACAAGAGCTACGATTTGAGCAAAATGAACCAAGCAGGAAGAACAATTGGACAAACAAAAGATGAACAGCCTGAACTTCATGCTTCCAGAGTCGAAGAACTAAATCAACAGTCTGAATCCTGTACATTTACACAAACAAAAAGAACGGTCACTTACCAAAGAACTGTAACTAGGAATCTCCGCAACCTCCAAATAATTGTGCCGACGAATGAAATATTGCAGAGGATCAAGCCCAAGAAGGAAGCAAGTTCATGCCAATTTCGGGACCAATTATGTTCAGAATGGTCAACAGGAGTAGGCCAGATAACTGGATCTGTTGCAGAAACCCTCTGA
- the LOC126629792 gene encoding IQ domain-containing protein IQM3-like isoform X1: MAELSLDCYHGASATVVAVPHHTSHGQESTAAVKLQKVYRSYRTRRRLADSVLIAEQLWWQAIDYAKLNRSTVSFFDYHKSETAASRWSRISLIASKLGKGLSKDANAQKLAFQHWIEAIDPRHRYGHNLNFYHDEWCRCDAGQPFFYWLDIGDGKEVDLKDCSRSRLQQECIKYLGPQEREQFEYIIHEGTLVHGGTGHLLDTNLGMQDSKWIFVMSTSRKLYAGVKKKGSFHHSSFLAGGATLAAGRLAVENGKLKSVSAYSGHYRPSNENLGNFLAFLEENGVTLDEVQVLSPMEGNKSYDLSKMNQAGRTIGQTKDEQPELHASRVEELNQQSESCTFTQTKRTVTYQRTVTRNLRNLQIIVPTNEILQRIKPKKEASSCQFRDQLCSEWSTGVGQITGSVAETL, from the exons ATGGCTGAGCTTTCTCTGGATTGCTACCACGGTGCATCAGCGACAGTGGTGGCGGTTCCTCATCACACAAGTCACGGCCAGGAATCAACGGCGGCAGTGAAGTTGCAAAAAGTGTACAGGAGTTATAGAACCAGGCGTAGGCTAGCAGATTCGGTTCTTATTGCTGAACAGCTATG GTGGCAAGCCATAGATTATGCAAAGCTGAATCGGAGTACAGTTTCCTTCTTCGATTATCATAAATCCGAAACTGCAGCGTCACGGTGGAGTAGGATCAGTCTCATTGCATCGAAG CTGGGGAAAGGATTATCTAAGGATGCCAACGCACAAAAGTTAGCGTTCCAACATTGGATTGAAGCG ATTGATCCAAGACACCGTTATGGCCATAATCTGAACTTCTACCATGATGAGTGGTGTAGATGTGATGCTGGGCAACCATTTTTCTACTG GTTGGACATTGGAGATGGCAAGGAAGTTGATCTCAAGGATTGCTCAAGATCAAGGCTGCAACAAGAATGCATCAAATATCTAGGACCG CAAGAGAGGGAACAATTCGAATATATCATTCATGAAGGGACATTGGTGCACGGAGGAACAGGACATCTTCTTGATACAAATCTAGGAATGCAAGATTCTAAATGGATTTTCGTCATGAGCACCTCGAGGAAACTTTATGCTGGTGTG aagaagaagggatcaTTTCATCATTCCAGCTTCCTTGCGGGAGGGGCTACCTTGGCTGCTGGAAGACTTGCAGTAGAAAATGGAAAGCTCAAG TCCGTGTCAGCATACAGCGGACATTATCGTCCAAGCAACGAAAACCTTGGCAACTTCCTCGCCTTCCTTGAGGAAAATGGAGTCACCCTTGATGAAGTCCAG GTACTTTCTCCAATGGAAGGCAACAAGAGCTACGATTTGAGCAAAATGAACCAAGCAGGAAGAACAATTGGACAAACAAAAGATGAACAGCCTGAACTTCATGCTTCCAGAGTCGAAGAACTAAATCAACAGTCTGAATCCTGTACATTTACACAAACAAAAAGAACGGTCACTTACCAAAGAACTGTAACTAGGAATCTCCGCAACCTCCAAATAATTGTGCCGACGAATGAAATATTGCAGAGGATCAAGCCCAAGAAGGAAGCAAGTTCATGCCAATTTCGGGACCAATTATGTTCAGAATGGTCAACAGGAGTAGGCCAGATAACTGGATCTGTTGCAGAAACCCTCTGA
- the LOC126629793 gene encoding copper transport protein ATX1-like: MASQTTVLKVGMSCQGCVGAVKRVLGKLEGVESYDIDFDAQKVTVKSNLPPETVLQTVSKTGKKTAYWEAEAPAEPEAKPAEAVAAA; the protein is encoded by the exons ATGGCGTCTCAG ACTACGGTCCTCAAGGTTGGTATGTCGTGTCAAGGCTGTGTTGGGGCCGTCAAACGGGTTCTTGGCAAGCTTGAAG GTGTAGAATCATATGACATTGATTTCGATGCTCAGAAAGTGACAGTGAAAAGCAATTTACCACCCGAGACAGTGCTGCAAACTGTTTCCAAAACTGGCAAGAAGACTGCTTATTGGGAAGCAGAAGCACCAGCAGAACCGGAAGCTAAGCCTGCAGAAGCTGTGGCAGCTGCTTAG
- the LOC126629714 gene encoding serine/threonine-protein kinase D6PK-like, whose amino-acid sequence MTLSTSLQKAPPIFTSNSSFGVCLHVHPNHHHHHHFHGSTTVNTTMQQCVDDLVDNIDNLHVEYASTEAIDMTITTETNHSTSSNSGTAIRTTSSHITSTTKPHAPPSDPCWDAIQYKKSDGTGLSLDNLGLLRRLGSGDIGSVYLVELEGSDGCMFAAKVMDKEELAVRNKGNRARIEREILEMLDHPFLPTLYAWLESDKWSCLLTEFCPGGDLHVLRQCQPDKRFREASVRFYASEVVAALEYLHMMGIIYRDLKPENVLIRSDGHIMLTDFDLSLTTTDPTSTAQVVSDRDPPVTNRSDDPNKPNFGISSCILPSCMVPAAPNTHPKRKRKKNSGHRGMLEIVAEPINVRSMSFVGTHEYLSPEIASGEGHGNAVDWWTLGVFIFEMFYGVTPFKGTNHELTLANIMARALEFPKEPTVPGPAKDLIAQLLIKDPSRRLGSTMGATAIKHHPFFNGVNWALLRCNTPPNIPRPVACRDFAQAEKRKDNSVEYY is encoded by the exons ATGACTCTTTCCACCTCCCTTCAAAAGGCTCCTCCTATTTTTACTTCCAACTCTTCCTTTGGAGTTTGTCTCCACGTCCACCCtaatcaccatcaccatcaccacttCCACGGTTCCACCACCGTCAACACAACCATGCAGCAATGTGTCGACGACCTCGTCGACAACATAGACAACCTTCACGTTGAGTATGCTTCTACCGAGGCCATTGACATGACCATTACTACCGAAACAAATCATAGCACAAGTTCGAATTCTGGAACCGCCATACGGACCACTTCAAGCCACATAACATCCACCACCAAACCCCACGCGCCGCCAAGCGATCCATGCTGGGATGCTATCCAATACAAGAAGTCCGATGGCACGGGGCTCAGCCTCGATAACCTCGGCCTCCTGCGCCGTCTAGGGAGCGGCGACATAGGGAGCGTGTACCTTGTGGAGTTGGAGGGTAGTGATGGGTGCATGTTTGCTGCCAAAGTGATGGACAAGGAGGAGTTGGCGGTTAGGAACAAAGGAAATAGGGCAAGGATAGAGAGGGAAATACTGGAAATGTTGGATCACCCATTTTTGCCCACGCTCTACGCCTGGTTGGAGTCCGATAAATGGTCTTGCTTGTTGACTGAGTTTTGTCCCGGCGGCGACCTCCATGTCCTCCGCCAATGCCAACCGGACAAACGTTTCCGTGAAGCTTCCGTCCG ATTCTATGCATCAGAAGTAGTTGCAGCTCTGGAGTACCTCCACATGATGGGAATAATATACCGTGATCTCAAGCCCGAAAATGTACTCATAAGATCAGACGGCCATATCATGTTGACCGACTTTGATCTCTCATTAACAACCACCGATCCAACATCAACCGCTCAGGTTGTTTCTGATCGGGACCCACCAGTCACCAACCGTTCCGATGATCCCAACAAGCCAAACTTTGGCATATCATCATGCATCCTACCAAGTTGTATGGTCCCGGCCGCACCAAACACACACCCAAAACGCAAACGCAAGAAGAATTCCGGCCACCGCGGGATGCTCGAGATCGTGGCGGAGCCTATCAATGTCCGGTCAATGTCATTCGTCGGGACCCATGAGTACTTGTCGCCGGAGATTGCATCAGGCGAAGGGCATGGCAATGCAGTAGATTGGTGGACTTTAGGTGTGTTCATATTTGAAATGTTCTACGGTGTGACACCCTTCAAAGGAACCAACCATGAGTTAACCTTAGCCAATATCATGGCTCGAGCACTTGAGTTTCCTAAGGAGCCCACCGTGCCCGGGCCCGCCAAGGATTTAATCGCCCAACTTTTGATCAAGGACCCATCAAGGAGACTGGGGTCCACAATGGGTGCAACAGCAATCAAACACCATCCATTTTTTAATGGGGTCAATTGGGCACTACTGAGATGCAATACCCCACCCAACATACCCCGGCCGGTTGCTTGCCGGGACTTTGCCCAGGCCGAGAAACGCAAGGACAATTCAGTAGAATATTACTAG